The Streptomyces sp. Alt3 genome has a segment encoding these proteins:
- a CDS encoding SgcJ/EcaC family oxidoreductase, protein MIRMDTEAADTTAVDITDTAAIGSGDTADTETTDIAALEQVVAAVERTQRVQDVDGFLALFHPEALWTTGHGKVLIGLDAIAEFTRAVLPAADREGEVTYRAVHTQFLRPDVAAVKVRQVYHSPEGETEGAPLYVMTKQRDGRWLLHVCQNTEVRVA, encoded by the coding sequence GTGATCCGCATGGACACCGAAGCCGCGGACACCACAGCCGTTGACATCACAGACACCGCAGCCATCGGCAGCGGAGACACCGCAGACACCGAAACCACGGACATCGCAGCTCTCGAACAGGTCGTCGCCGCTGTCGAGCGCACTCAGCGCGTCCAGGACGTCGACGGGTTCCTCGCGCTCTTCCACCCCGAAGCCCTCTGGACGACCGGCCACGGCAAGGTCCTGATCGGCCTCGACGCGATCGCCGAGTTCACCCGCGCGGTGCTGCCCGCCGCCGACCGGGAGGGTGAGGTCACCTACAGGGCAGTGCACACGCAGTTCCTGCGGCCCGACGTGGCGGCCGTCAAGGTCCGGCAGGTCTACCACTCGCCGGAGGGTGAGACGGAGGGCGCTCCGCTCTACGTCATGACGAAGCAGCGTGACGGGAGGTGGCTGCTGCACGTGTGCCAGAACACCGAAGTGCGGGTTGCATAG
- the sigJ gene encoding RNA polymerase sigma factor SigJ translates to MALTMNDMDRFKASMPRLEAIAYRLLGSASDAEDAVQDTFLRWQATDTGRIEVPEAWLTKVLTNLCLNQLTSARARRETYVGQWLPEPLLAGDPMLGPADTAEQRESVSYAVLALMERLAPNERVVYVLREAFGYPHRRIAEILDISEAASQQIFHRAKKHVAEGRTRTEVDETAARRIVDEFLAAATSGRTEPLVQLLTADAVAIGDGGGKIPARAKTVEGALAVAKFMRGLFKPGPAKRALAGGSPGVYATTANNAPALVAVLDGRVIGVVCVEIGSDGIAGLRSQVNPDKLERATRRWAASDHGEPLHVIF, encoded by the coding sequence ATGGCTCTGACCATGAACGACATGGACCGGTTCAAGGCGTCGATGCCCCGCCTGGAAGCCATCGCCTATCGCCTTCTCGGCTCCGCGAGCGATGCGGAGGACGCGGTGCAGGACACGTTCCTGCGCTGGCAGGCGACGGACACCGGCCGCATCGAGGTCCCCGAGGCCTGGCTCACGAAGGTCCTCACCAACCTGTGCCTGAATCAGCTCACCTCGGCCCGCGCACGGCGCGAGACGTATGTGGGCCAGTGGCTCCCCGAGCCGCTGCTCGCCGGGGACCCGATGCTCGGCCCCGCGGACACCGCCGAACAGCGCGAGTCCGTCTCGTACGCGGTCCTCGCCCTCATGGAACGCCTGGCCCCCAACGAGCGGGTGGTGTACGTGCTGCGCGAGGCCTTCGGCTACCCGCACCGGAGGATCGCGGAGATCCTGGACATCAGCGAGGCCGCCAGTCAGCAGATCTTCCACCGCGCCAAGAAGCACGTCGCGGAAGGCAGGACACGCACCGAGGTCGACGAGACCGCCGCGCGGCGCATCGTCGACGAATTCCTCGCGGCTGCCACCAGCGGCCGGACCGAACCGCTCGTCCAGCTGCTCACCGCCGACGCCGTCGCGATCGGCGACGGCGGAGGGAAGATCCCGGCACGCGCCAAGACCGTCGAGGGCGCCCTCGCCGTCGCGAAGTTCATGCGGGGCCTGTTCAAGCCCGGTCCGGCCAAGCGCGCCCTTGCGGGCGGTTCCCCCGGGGTCTACGCCACGACCGCCAACAACGCCCCCGCACTCGTGGCGGTCCTCGACGGCCGGGTCATCGGTGTCGTGTGCGTGGAGATCGGATCCGACGGCATCGCCGGCCTCCGCAGCCAGGTCAACCCGGACAAGCTCGAGCGCGCGACCCGGCGATGGGCCGCCTCCGACCACGGGGAGCCCCTGCACGTCATCTTCTGA
- a CDS encoding amidohydrolase family protein, whose translation MSSDDRDRDDVVRFWQRLGLPGIIDVHTHFMPERVLSKVWAYFDSAGPLTGLEWPITYRRDEDERLELLRSFGVLRFTSMLYPHKAGMAAWLNGWAAGFAARVPDCLHTATFFPEDGAEAYVREAVEAGARVFKSHLQVGGYDPNDPLLDSVWGLLAEAGIPVVTHCGSGPAPGAHTGPEPIGRLLARHPRLKLVVAHMGMPEYGDFLTLAEAYPGVRLDTTMAFTDFTEGFTPFPADEIKRLADLGDRILLGTDFPNIPYPYVHQLHALERLGLGDAWLRAVCHGNASELFG comes from the coding sequence ATGAGCAGCGACGACCGTGACCGTGACGACGTCGTCCGGTTCTGGCAGAGGCTCGGGCTGCCCGGAATCATCGACGTCCACACGCACTTCATGCCGGAGCGGGTGCTCAGCAAGGTGTGGGCGTACTTCGACTCGGCCGGCCCGCTGACCGGGCTGGAGTGGCCGATCACCTACCGGCGGGACGAGGACGAGCGTCTTGAGCTGCTCCGCTCGTTCGGTGTGCTCCGGTTCACCTCGATGCTCTACCCGCACAAGGCCGGTATGGCCGCCTGGCTCAACGGATGGGCGGCCGGGTTCGCGGCCCGGGTGCCGGACTGCCTGCACACCGCGACGTTCTTCCCCGAGGACGGCGCGGAGGCCTATGTGCGCGAGGCGGTGGAGGCCGGGGCCCGTGTCTTCAAGTCGCACCTCCAGGTGGGGGGTTACGACCCCAACGATCCGCTGCTGGATTCCGTGTGGGGGCTGCTGGCGGAGGCCGGGATCCCGGTGGTGACGCACTGCGGGTCCGGTCCGGCCCCCGGCGCGCACACCGGTCCGGAGCCGATCGGCCGGCTGCTGGCCCGCCACCCCCGGCTGAAGCTGGTGGTGGCGCACATGGGGATGCCGGAGTACGGGGACTTCCTCACGCTGGCGGAGGCTTACCCCGGCGTGCGGCTCGACACGACCATGGCGTTCACGGACTTCACCGAGGGCTTCACGCCGTTCCCCGCGGACGAGATCAAGCGCCTCGCGGATCTGGGGGACCGGATCCTGCTCGGTACCGACTTCCCGAACATCCCGTACCCGTACGTCCATCAGCTGCACGCCCTGGAGCGACTGGGCCTGGGGGACGCATGGCTGCGGGCGGTGTGTCACGGGAACGCGAGCGAGCTCTTCGGCTGA
- a CDS encoding DUF2797 domain-containing protein has translation MSNWRCTGLRWPDGEPVLGWARGDGRGQRRTSVLAYGKELGFRAEGERHCVGARGNVCPVRSVVPVRSTGARCPECARLDRAHSVAADTIADDPRTYRVYLAWFGPGMVKVGITGEARGAARLREQGAVVFSWLGRGPLMAARRTEELLRSALGVPDRIPYARKRAVRGELPGAPERAAEIEGLYRLAEALEGAGWPEALERLPFEVVDHAGVFGLGAAGAAARVVTGLTDGGVVAGRLVAAAGPDLHLETVDEGIVVLDTRLVTGWDLVGADARAGLSVPAVALGGGAVQDGLF, from the coding sequence ATGAGTAACTGGCGGTGCACCGGGCTGCGCTGGCCCGACGGCGAGCCCGTCCTCGGCTGGGCGCGCGGCGACGGGCGGGGACAGCGGCGGACGAGTGTCCTGGCCTACGGGAAGGAACTCGGGTTCCGGGCCGAGGGTGAGCGCCACTGTGTGGGGGCGCGCGGCAATGTCTGCCCGGTCCGGTCCGTGGTGCCCGTACGGAGCACGGGTGCGCGGTGCCCGGAGTGTGCGCGGCTGGACCGGGCGCACTCGGTGGCCGCAGACACCATCGCCGACGACCCGCGGACCTACCGCGTCTATCTGGCCTGGTTCGGGCCGGGCATGGTCAAGGTCGGGATCACGGGGGAGGCGCGGGGGGCCGCGCGGCTGCGGGAGCAGGGGGCCGTGGTGTTCAGCTGGCTGGGGCGTGGGCCGCTGATGGCGGCCCGGCGTACGGAGGAGTTGCTGCGCTCGGCGCTCGGGGTGCCCGACCGGATCCCGTACGCGCGTAAGCGTGCGGTGCGGGGCGAGTTGCCGGGGGCGCCGGAACGGGCCGCCGAGATCGAAGGGCTGTACCGGCTGGCCGAGGCGCTGGAGGGCGCGGGGTGGCCGGAGGCTCTGGAGCGGCTCCCGTTCGAGGTGGTCGACCACGCAGGGGTGTTCGGGCTCGGCGCCGCGGGGGCCGCCGCGCGGGTGGTGACCGGGCTGACGGACGGCGGAGTGGTGGCCGGGCGGCTGGTGGCTGCGGCCGGGCCCGACCTGCATCTGGAGACGGTGGACGAGGGGATCGTCGTGCTGGACACGCGGCTCGTCACCGGATGGGACCTGGTCGGCGCCGACGCGCGCGCCGGGCTGAGCGTGCCGGCCGTGGCTCTCGGGGGCGGTGCGGTGCAGGACGGGCTGTTCTGA
- a CDS encoding sensor histidine kinase has translation MSRKNTRRPWTLRTRLVVYAVTLIAVVAAVIGSVTAIAFQSYMDGKLDGQLRDIAMAVARQPGNGKVTPGGPERDEPLDFIGMGGGQPFNTFGAVVSDGSVTESKVVKKGGPEARESTEALTDSQQNALDAAGVPLDGEAHDVELSGLGGYRVQAVPSGDGSTVLVGIPTAEVDKAVTTLILVEVCVTGAGLIAAGIAGAAMVGVALRPLRRVAATATRVSEIPLHSGEVALFERVPEAEADPRTEVGQVGAALNRMLGHVGSALDARQKSETRVRQFVADASHELRTPLASIRGYAELTRRGREMAGPDTRHALGRIESEAERMTGMVEDLLLLARLDAGRPLSYESTDLSPLVIDAVSDARVADRAPGGSSGAAHHWRLELPEVPATVLADPTRIQQVLVNLLANARTHTPPGTTVTVRVRQARGDLPWVTLEVQDDGPGIPAELQPHVFERFARGDASRSRHAGSTGLGLAIVQAVAAAHGGLAEVRSAPGDTVFAVHLPADAVYGQGTESSDAVYGQGTDSTGEAYGQGTDGSGEVHGQGTDSSAAGDAFSSRPNGFAHTPVTWGNSVESAPVAHSQADHRLSTRM, from the coding sequence ATGAGCAGGAAGAACACGCGCCGCCCCTGGACGCTGCGGACGCGGCTCGTCGTGTACGCCGTGACGCTCATCGCGGTGGTCGCCGCGGTGATCGGTTCGGTCACCGCGATCGCCTTCCAGAGCTATATGGACGGGAAGCTGGACGGTCAGCTGCGCGACATCGCCATGGCCGTGGCACGTCAGCCGGGCAACGGCAAGGTCACCCCGGGCGGCCCTGAGAGGGACGAGCCGCTGGACTTCATCGGGATGGGCGGTGGCCAGCCGTTCAACACGTTCGGCGCCGTGGTCTCCGACGGTTCCGTCACCGAGTCGAAGGTGGTGAAGAAGGGCGGCCCGGAGGCCCGGGAGAGCACCGAGGCGCTGACCGACTCCCAGCAGAACGCCCTTGACGCCGCCGGGGTGCCCCTGGACGGCGAAGCCCATGACGTCGAGCTCTCCGGGCTCGGCGGATACCGCGTGCAGGCCGTCCCGTCGGGCGACGGTTCGACCGTCCTCGTCGGCATTCCCACGGCCGAGGTGGACAAGGCCGTCACCACCCTGATTCTTGTCGAGGTCTGTGTCACCGGGGCGGGGCTCATCGCCGCCGGGATCGCCGGCGCAGCGATGGTCGGCGTGGCGCTGCGCCCGCTGCGCAGGGTTGCCGCCACCGCGACCCGGGTGTCCGAAATCCCCCTGCACAGCGGCGAGGTGGCCCTCTTCGAACGGGTCCCGGAGGCCGAGGCCGACCCGCGTACCGAGGTCGGCCAGGTCGGCGCCGCTCTCAACCGGATGCTGGGCCATGTCGGTTCGGCCCTGGACGCGCGGCAGAAGAGCGAGACGCGGGTGCGCCAGTTCGTCGCGGACGCCAGCCACGAGCTGCGGACGCCGCTCGCCTCGATCCGCGGATACGCCGAACTGACCCGGCGCGGGCGGGAGATGGCCGGACCCGACACCCGCCATGCCCTGGGGCGCATCGAGTCCGAGGCCGAGCGGATGACCGGCATGGTCGAGGACCTGCTGCTCCTGGCGCGCCTCGACGCGGGGCGGCCGCTCTCGTACGAGAGCACCGATCTCTCGCCACTCGTCATCGACGCGGTGAGCGACGCCCGTGTGGCGGACCGCGCCCCCGGCGGATCGTCCGGCGCCGCCCATCACTGGCGGCTGGAGCTGCCGGAGGTCCCCGCGACGGTGCTCGCCGACCCGACCAGGATCCAGCAGGTGCTGGTCAACCTCCTGGCGAACGCCAGGACGCACACACCGCCCGGGACCACTGTCACGGTCCGCGTGCGGCAGGCGCGCGGGGATCTGCCCTGGGTGACCCTGGAGGTCCAGGACGACGGTCCCGGGATCCCGGCCGAACTGCAGCCCCACGTCTTCGAACGGTTCGCGCGCGGCGACGCCTCGCGTTCCCGGCACGCCGGGTCGACCGGGCTCGGCCTCGCCATCGTGCAGGCCGTCGCGGCCGCGCACGGTGGTCTGGCCGAGGTGCGGTCGGCACCCGGCGACACGGTGTTCGCCGTCCATCTGCCGGCGGACGCGGTGTACGGGCAGGGGACGGAAAGTTCGGACGCGGTGTACGGGCAGGGGACGGACAGCACCGGGGAGGCGTACGGGCAGGGGACGGACGGATCCGGAGAGGTGCACGGGCAGGGGACGGACAGCTCCGCGGCCGGTGACGCTTTCTCGTCGCGGCCCAACGGATTCGCTCACACGCCCGTGACCTGGGGAAACAGTGTCGAATCCGCCCCCGTGGCGCACTCACAGGCCGACCACAGGCTCAGCACACGGATGTGA
- a CDS encoding dihydrofolate reductase family protein has protein sequence MRLVLQEFLSLDGVSQGPGSPDEDTSDDFVRGGWFVPHLDEAFDRMATTWLSGADAFLFGRRTYENFARDWPRMTDHPNARILNGSPKYVASRSLTRAEWEPATILSGDVPAQVSELKRRPGRELQIHGSARLGRSLLAAGLIDELRLAIAPVVVGGGRRLFPDGGAPAGLRLLHSETTPSGIAVHVYEPTGRPDYGTYGADA, from the coding sequence ATGAGGTTGGTGCTGCAGGAGTTCCTGTCGCTGGACGGTGTCTCCCAGGGGCCCGGCTCCCCGGACGAGGACACCAGCGACGACTTCGTCCGGGGCGGCTGGTTCGTGCCGCACCTGGACGAGGCGTTCGACCGGATGGCCACCACCTGGCTGAGCGGGGCCGACGCGTTCCTGTTCGGCCGTCGTACGTACGAGAACTTCGCCCGGGACTGGCCGCGGATGACCGATCATCCGAACGCCCGCATCCTGAACGGCTCGCCGAAGTACGTCGCGTCCCGGAGCCTGACCCGTGCGGAGTGGGAGCCGGCCACCATCCTGTCCGGTGACGTCCCCGCCCAGGTCTCCGAGCTGAAGCGGAGGCCCGGCCGTGAGCTCCAGATCCACGGCAGCGCCCGGCTGGGCCGGTCCCTGCTGGCCGCGGGGCTGATCGACGAGCTGCGGCTGGCGATCGCCCCGGTGGTGGTGGGCGGCGGACGGCGGCTGTTCCCGGACGGCGGCGCCCCGGCCGGGCTGCGCCTGCTGCACAGCGAGACGACTCCGAGCGGTATCGCGGTGCACGTCTACGAGCCGACGGGACGGCCTGACTACGGGACGTACGGGGCCGACGCGTAG
- a CDS encoding response regulator transcription factor: protein MTTTSPQGRTELLRSDRTPVRVLVVDDEAPLAELLSMALRYEGWEVRSAGDGAGAVRTARDFRPDAVILDVMLPDMDGLAVLGRLRRELSDVPVLFLTARDSVEDRIAGLTAGGDDYVTKPFSLEEVVARLRGLIRRSGTASVRSESTLVVGDLILDEDSHEVSRGDDSIHLTATEFELLRFLMRNPRRVLSKAQILDRVWNYDFGGQANVVELYISYLRKKIDAGRTPMIHTRRGAGYLIKPGD, encoded by the coding sequence ATGACGACGACCTCGCCCCAGGGGCGTACAGAACTGCTCAGGTCCGACCGCACCCCCGTACGCGTGCTGGTCGTGGACGACGAGGCTCCGCTGGCCGAGCTGCTCTCCATGGCCCTGCGTTACGAGGGGTGGGAGGTGCGCAGCGCGGGTGACGGCGCGGGTGCCGTCCGTACGGCGCGCGACTTCCGGCCCGACGCGGTGATCCTCGACGTGATGCTCCCCGACATGGACGGGCTCGCCGTGCTCGGTCGGCTGCGGCGCGAACTCTCCGATGTACCCGTGCTGTTCCTGACCGCGCGCGACTCGGTGGAGGACCGGATCGCCGGGCTCACGGCGGGCGGCGACGACTACGTCACCAAGCCGTTCAGCCTGGAGGAGGTCGTGGCACGGCTGCGCGGACTGATCCGCCGGTCCGGCACGGCTTCGGTGCGCAGCGAGTCGACGCTCGTCGTCGGTGACCTGATCCTGGACGAGGACAGCCACGAGGTGAGCCGGGGTGACGACTCGATCCACCTCACGGCGACCGAGTTCGAGCTGCTGCGCTTCCTGATGCGCAATCCGCGCCGGGTGCTCAGCAAGGCGCAGATCCTCGACCGGGTCTGGAACTACGACTTCGGCGGCCAGGCCAACGTCGTCGAGCTGTACATCTCCTACCTGCGCAAGAAGATCGACGCGGGGCGCACCCCGATGATCCACACCCGGCGCGGGGCGGGATACCTGATCAAGCCCGGTGACTAG
- a CDS encoding LppU/SCO3897 family protein, translating into MSSTEIPLSLSSRQAAEGDIVTVPLPTGATRIRIPPSEDGDLVRARVGGQEVLLRIRVTAGGPSNSFPWVALLGIAAVIGFVVLLGVLGAEDQDSSAGAPAGSSTYDPSGEDPYAEETEDTYTEDPYTEDPGTSGTTEEPEETGEPEETGEPEDASTEDPFAEDPYDTGEEAPDPYESGTCLNGTLPDSTTAQEVSGVDEVSCSASDAHYQVIQTIPFTSDMSRCDANSATQYAFSYRYTLNGATLNEYVYCLIGLGSYAR; encoded by the coding sequence GTGTCCTCCACCGAGATTCCGCTCTCGCTCTCGTCACGGCAGGCTGCCGAAGGCGACATCGTCACCGTCCCCCTGCCGACCGGCGCCACACGTATCCGGATCCCGCCCTCCGAGGACGGCGACCTCGTCCGGGCCCGGGTCGGCGGACAGGAGGTGCTGCTGCGCATCCGGGTCACCGCGGGCGGTCCGTCGAACAGCTTCCCGTGGGTGGCGCTCCTCGGCATCGCCGCAGTGATCGGGTTCGTGGTGCTGCTGGGCGTGCTCGGGGCGGAGGACCAGGACTCCTCCGCGGGCGCCCCGGCCGGCTCGTCGACGTACGACCCCTCCGGCGAGGACCCGTACGCCGAGGAGACGGAGGACACCTACACCGAGGACCCGTACACCGAGGATCCCGGCACCTCAGGGACGACCGAGGAACCCGAAGAGACCGGAGAGCCCGAAGAGACCGGAGAGCCCGAGGACGCCTCCACCGAGGACCCGTTCGCGGAGGACCCGTACGACACCGGGGAGGAGGCCCCCGACCCGTACGAGTCCGGCACCTGCCTCAACGGGACCCTGCCGGACTCCACGACCGCCCAGGAGGTCAGCGGCGTCGACGAGGTCTCCTGCTCGGCCTCCGACGCCCACTACCAGGTGATCCAAACGATCCCCTTCACGTCGGACATGAGCAGGTGCGACGCCAACTCCGCCACGCAGTACGCGTTCTCGTACCGCTACACCCTGAACGGGGCGACCCTGAACGAGTACGTGTACTGCCTGATCGGCCTCGGCTCGTACGCACGCTGA